A region of Asticcacaulis excentricus DNA encodes the following proteins:
- a CDS encoding ROK family transcriptional regulator: protein MFPHLTHGHRKVLEALVRHGTAARAELAEASGYTRPAVTNLVRDLMDWGLVEEDNGAYVHTGRRGQPQKPVSLRSGAAYAFGIGFTTGALDLVAMDLGGRVVGRTRTPLVEPTPRAVLEAVQQQLESAYGKSHVVRWRQLGFGIGVASDLPPEQAQAWNLAYRREELISYFANNLEGPVFIEAEPLACGIGERVFGIGARYQTYLIVHIGLEIGGALFIEGRPFRGGQGMSGAGQIGQFFSEAESPDGRDLMKLLTTAGFGVGDLSDLDILPEAAQGVIEDWTHSAAARLSVGLAKLSPFLSPDAIILTGRLSPSILKALAEAMQFGEGAPVVEASRLGAFQTAIGAAALPVFCNLLPQG, encoded by the coding sequence ATGTTTCCCCACCTGACCCACGGCCATCGCAAGGTGCTTGAGGCGCTGGTCCGCCACGGGACGGCAGCGCGTGCCGAGCTGGCCGAGGCGTCGGGCTATACGCGACCGGCGGTGACCAATCTGGTGCGCGACCTGATGGATTGGGGACTGGTCGAGGAAGATAACGGAGCCTATGTGCACACCGGGCGGCGGGGTCAGCCGCAAAAGCCGGTGTCGCTGCGGTCGGGTGCGGCCTACGCCTTCGGTATCGGCTTTACGACCGGGGCGCTTGATCTGGTGGCGATGGATCTGGGCGGTCGGGTGGTCGGCCGCACGCGCACGCCGCTGGTCGAACCGACGCCGCGCGCCGTGCTGGAGGCCGTGCAGCAGCAACTGGAAAGCGCCTATGGCAAGAGCCATGTGGTGCGCTGGCGACAACTGGGCTTCGGGATCGGTGTGGCCTCGGACCTGCCGCCCGAACAGGCACAGGCGTGGAACCTCGCCTATCGCCGCGAGGAGCTGATCAGCTATTTCGCCAACAATCTGGAAGGTCCGGTCTTTATCGAAGCCGAACCTCTGGCCTGCGGCATTGGCGAACGCGTCTTTGGCATTGGCGCGCGCTATCAGACCTATCTGATCGTGCATATCGGGCTTGAGATCGGCGGCGCGCTGTTTATCGAGGGGCGTCCGTTCCGGGGAGGGCAAGGTATGTCAGGAGCGGGGCAGATCGGGCAGTTTTTCAGCGAGGCGGAGTCTCCGGATGGTCGCGACCTTATGAAGCTTCTGACCACCGCCGGGTTCGGGGTAGGTGACCTTAGCGATCTCGATATCCTGCCCGAAGCGGCGCAGGGCGTCATTGAGGACTGGACACATAGCGCGGCCGCGCGTCTGTCCGTGGGTCTGGCCAAACTCAGTCCATTCCTCAGCCCCGATGCCATCATCCTGACGGGGCGCCTCAGCCCTTCAATCTTGAAAGCGCTGGCCGAGGCGATGCAGTTTGGCGAGGGCGCGCCGGTGGTTGAAGCCTCGCGTCTTGGGGCGTTTCAAACCGCCATCGGGGCGGCGGCCTTGCCGGTGTTTTGTAACCTGCTCCCGCAGGGGTAA
- a CDS encoding methyl-accepting chemotaxis protein, with product MNPIESLRQRFATALIAFLWLNSLVLLILPLVFKTGADLVMSAVVAVGVCGWSTLLWRQDRTGALTRLVSSLSLAVLVSLMVYVFEGHAYQIDMHMYFFAALALIAGWCDWRALLAYSGLVAIHHLGLNYLLPAAVFPDSQPDLARVLMHAVILTLQTALLVWLAVTLERSLTEADEALKTANAADAQARHLATQQAESKELELAQIRHRDQLAGQLIDRIQTLSKAFNQTSVEIAKAATGLGEVVGETTRTAKTVKVSADTASGNVQTVASGAEELATSIREINAQVSHSAQVALTAAEEADATNRNISVLSGAASRIGDVIELIRAVAAQTNLLALNATIEAARAGEAGKGFAVVATEVKSLAQQTAKATDEIATKISEIQSATHVTVQSIGRIVSTIDMIKASTTAIASAVAQQGAATQDIATNTARAAAGTEGVSDQIHTVSVAAEEAGTAVNQLRDLSKTLAEQAQTLGTEVTQFVDKLKAS from the coding sequence ATGAACCCCATTGAGTCTTTGAGACAACGTTTTGCCACAGCGCTGATCGCGTTTCTGTGGCTGAATAGTCTGGTCCTCCTCATCCTGCCTCTGGTTTTTAAAACCGGCGCGGACCTCGTTATGTCGGCGGTCGTAGCGGTTGGCGTTTGCGGGTGGTCAACGCTGTTGTGGCGTCAGGACCGTACTGGCGCTTTGACCCGTCTGGTCTCATCCCTATCGCTGGCGGTGCTGGTCAGTCTGATGGTCTACGTTTTCGAAGGCCATGCCTATCAGATCGATATGCACATGTATTTTTTTGCTGCTTTGGCACTTATCGCCGGTTGGTGTGATTGGCGAGCGCTTCTGGCCTATTCGGGTCTGGTGGCTATCCATCACCTCGGTCTCAACTACCTTTTGCCGGCGGCCGTTTTCCCTGACAGTCAGCCTGATCTGGCGCGCGTCCTTATGCACGCAGTCATCCTCACTCTGCAAACGGCCCTTCTGGTATGGCTGGCGGTAACGCTTGAGCGCAGCCTTACAGAGGCAGACGAAGCATTGAAGACTGCCAATGCGGCAGATGCACAGGCGAGGCACTTGGCCACTCAACAGGCCGAAAGTAAAGAGCTTGAACTCGCGCAGATTCGTCATCGTGACCAGTTGGCAGGACAGTTAATAGACCGCATTCAGACCTTGTCCAAGGCGTTCAATCAGACGTCTGTTGAAATTGCCAAGGCCGCGACTGGACTGGGAGAGGTGGTAGGCGAAACTACTCGCACGGCAAAGACCGTGAAGGTTTCAGCAGACACCGCCTCTGGAAATGTGCAGACAGTGGCCTCAGGCGCTGAGGAATTAGCGACATCTATTCGGGAAATTAACGCTCAGGTCAGCCACTCCGCTCAGGTCGCTCTGACAGCGGCAGAAGAGGCCGACGCCACTAACCGCAATATCTCTGTCCTCAGCGGAGCGGCGTCGCGTATTGGGGATGTCATTGAGTTGATCCGGGCCGTTGCCGCACAGACCAATCTGCTTGCCCTCAATGCAACCATCGAAGCTGCTCGCGCCGGTGAGGCTGGCAAAGGTTTTGCCGTTGTGGCCACGGAAGTGAAATCCCTCGCTCAGCAGACGGCTAAAGCCACCGACGAAATTGCGACGAAAATCAGCGAAATACAGTCTGCGACCCATGTAACCGTGCAGTCCATCGGACGAATTGTTTCGACCATTGACATGATCAAGGCCTCAACCACAGCTATTGCCAGTGCCGTGGCGCAACAAGGTGCGGCGACACAAGATATAGCCACCAACACCGCAAGGGCAGCAGCCGGCACAGAAGGTGTTTCTGATCAAATACATACTGTATCTGTGGCTGCAGAAGAAGCCGGTACGGCCGTCAATCAACTCCGTGACCTCTCAAAGACCCTGGCCGAGCAGGCTCAAACACTTGGGACGGAAGTGACGCAATTTGTGGACAAACTCAAGGCTTCGTAG
- the glmS gene encoding glutamine--fructose-6-phosphate transaminase (isomerizing) translates to MCGIIGVIGLSEAAPRLIESLRRLEYRGYDSAGIAVVTETGTQRRRAAGKIRQLEAVVEETPLSGQVGIGHTRWATHGAPTVANAHPHTSGPVTVVHNGIIENFAELKTELIAAGHVFSSDTDTEVIAHLFDATLKSGLKAKDAFKAVLDRLNGAYALAIIVEGEDRTLFGARRGSPLVVGWGEGEMFLGSDALAVGPFTNRVTYLEEGDWVVLTQDAADIHDARGFRVNRPITTVSASAALVEKGAYRHFMEKEVHEQPESVQRTLSAYLDPVAKSARADIKAAIDFNSVARIQIIACGTAYYAGCIAKYAFEKVAGLPVDVEVASEFRYRTPAMTPGTLGLAVSQSGETADTLAALRWCKAEGLKTAALVNVHTSTMAREADLMWPTHAGPEIGVASTKAFTAQVAALLSLAVAAAAQRGRIDATEEARLVQCLLETSGLIAEALLMDPDVQRITYELSKARDVIYLGRGAMYPLALEGALKLKEISYIHAEGYAAGELKHGPIALIDENTPVVVIAPDDELFEKTASNVQEVAARGGRVVMITDAPQKVPALSGDAAKTLKIVKGPTCDPFVVPLVYAVPIQLLAYHTAVHKGTDVDQPRNLAKSVTVE, encoded by the coding sequence ATGTGCGGCATTATCGGTGTTATCGGCCTGTCCGAAGCGGCCCCGCGCCTGATCGAAAGCCTGCGTCGCCTCGAATATCGCGGCTATGATTCCGCGGGTATCGCGGTCGTCACAGAGACAGGCACGCAACGCCGACGCGCGGCAGGCAAGATCCGTCAGCTTGAAGCCGTGGTTGAAGAAACGCCGCTGTCGGGGCAGGTCGGTATCGGCCATACGCGCTGGGCCACGCACGGCGCGCCGACGGTGGCCAATGCCCACCCGCATACCTCCGGCCCGGTCACCGTTGTGCACAATGGCATTATCGAGAATTTTGCTGAGCTGAAGACCGAACTGATCGCCGCTGGCCATGTGTTCAGTTCCGACACCGACACCGAGGTGATCGCGCATCTGTTTGATGCGACGCTGAAAAGCGGGCTCAAGGCCAAGGACGCCTTCAAGGCCGTTCTGGATCGCCTGAACGGGGCTTATGCGCTGGCGATTATTGTCGAAGGCGAAGACCGCACCCTGTTTGGCGCGCGTCGCGGTTCACCTCTGGTCGTCGGCTGGGGCGAGGGTGAAATGTTCCTGGGTTCCGACGCGCTGGCGGTCGGCCCGTTCACCAACCGCGTCACCTATCTGGAAGAAGGCGACTGGGTGGTCCTCACCCAGGACGCTGCCGACATCCATGACGCCAGGGGTTTCCGCGTCAACCGCCCCATCACCACCGTTTCGGCTTCGGCGGCGCTGGTGGAAAAGGGGGCCTATCGTCACTTCATGGAAAAAGAAGTGCACGAGCAGCCCGAAAGCGTGCAACGCACCCTTTCGGCCTATCTCGATCCGGTGGCCAAGTCAGCGCGCGCCGACATCAAGGCCGCCATCGACTTCAACAGCGTCGCGCGCATTCAGATTATCGCCTGCGGCACAGCCTATTATGCCGGTTGCATCGCCAAATACGCCTTTGAAAAGGTCGCGGGCCTGCCCGTCGATGTCGAAGTGGCCTCTGAATTCCGCTACCGTACACCGGCCATGACGCCCGGCACGCTAGGTCTGGCCGTGTCGCAATCGGGCGAAACCGCCGACACCTTGGCGGCGCTGCGCTGGTGCAAGGCCGAGGGTTTGAAAACCGCCGCCCTCGTCAATGTCCACACCTCGACCATGGCGCGCGAAGCCGACCTGATGTGGCCCACCCACGCCGGGCCGGAAATCGGCGTGGCCTCGACCAAGGCCTTCACGGCGCAGGTCGCCGCACTCCTGTCTCTGGCCGTCGCTGCCGCCGCGCAACGCGGCCGTATCGACGCCACGGAAGAGGCGCGTCTGGTGCAATGCCTGCTGGAAACCTCCGGCCTGATCGCCGAGGCCCTTCTGATGGACCCGGACGTGCAGCGCATCACCTACGAACTGTCGAAGGCGCGCGACGTCATCTATCTGGGGCGCGGGGCCATGTATCCGCTGGCGCTGGAAGGCGCGCTGAAACTCAAGGAAATCTCCTATATTCATGCCGAAGGCTACGCGGCGGGCGAGCTAAAGCACGGCCCCATCGCCCTGATCGACGAAAACACGCCGGTGGTGGTGATCGCACCGGACGACGAACTGTTTGAAAAGACAGCCTCAAATGTGCAGGAAGTCGCCGCGCGTGGCGGCCGCGTGGTGATGATCACCGACGCCCCGCAAAAGGTTCCGGCCCTGTCCGGTGATGCCGCCAAAACGCTGAAAATCGTCAAAGGCCCGACCTGCGATCCCTTCGTCGTGCCTCTGGTCTATGCGGTGCCGATCCAGCTTCTGGCCTACCACACCGCCGTACATAAAGGCACGGACGTGGATCAGCCGCGCAACCTCGCTAAGTCGGTGACGGTAGAATAG
- a CDS encoding prolyl-tRNA synthetase associated domain-containing protein, translating to MTENSFYTQSTLLQALNGWGLLPRTTEHEAVFRVGEGEGIKDTLPGAHSKNLFLKDDKGQLWLISAEQQTQINLKALPKVIGSGRLSFGSEERLYQALGVRPGSVTALALINDPEHKVRFILDQRLYDADIVNFHPLINTATTALDQADFRRFLDKLGRDYRVIDFSDV from the coding sequence ATGACCGAAAACAGCTTTTATACGCAAAGCACCCTGCTTCAAGCCCTAAACGGCTGGGGCCTGTTGCCGCGGACCACTGAACATGAGGCGGTGTTTCGCGTCGGTGAAGGCGAAGGGATTAAGGATACTCTCCCCGGTGCCCACAGCAAAAACCTGTTCCTGAAGGACGATAAGGGGCAATTGTGGCTGATCAGCGCCGAACAGCAGACGCAGATCAATCTGAAAGCCCTGCCGAAAGTGATCGGGTCCGGGCGTCTGAGTTTCGGTTCTGAGGAACGCCTGTATCAGGCGCTGGGCGTGCGACCGGGTTCGGTGACGGCGCTGGCTCTGATCAACGACCCGGAGCACAAGGTCAGATTTATTCTTGATCAGCGGTTGTATGACGCTGACATCGTCAACTTCCACCCGCTGATCAATACGGCGACCACGGCGCTCGATCAGGCCGATTTTCGGCGTTTTCTGGATAAGCTGGGCCGCGACTACCGGGTTATCGACTTTTCGGACGTGTAG
- a CDS encoding alpha-L-rhamnosidase, producing MLTRRGALSGALNGAGLATAALAVPASAAEKRDSLRLTRLKANLCDNPLGVENQDVRLSWQCASARRGTMQTAWRIEVASSDANLRAGLADLWDSGRVESDQTFDVIYAGKPLGSRQRAVWRVTVWDCHGRVATSAPAFWEMALLSPDDWQAQWLAAEDTDMRGDREAGLYWVTADASSKAPSCQVRLVFDLETDAETTLMTISSTSYEARIDGSLIDLPPRPANAWGPRGVVETVRTIKAGTHVLTLSLKGEKPQCAMLVRARLRDGRVVRFDDLTARASSEKPEGWTQPDFDASAWPTVKRSAREDQPLPGKGAFLMRRDFTATDAVAQARLYVTALGAYETYINGKRVGDALLAPESMDFSKRILYRVFDVTNMVGRGANVIGAMVADGWYGSYTSPQGRFAFGNPPLRFMAQLELTYSSGRVERVVTDQSWMISASPILKSDIYDGEDYDARREQPGWAAPGFHPDAKWSPVAIAPSVTAKLQPTVSPPIRRMGLLKAKSLKAVNGSWVVDFGQNFAGWAKIRVKGIAGQKVTLKFAEILKPDGSVDQANLRAALATDTYVLKGDPAGEVWEPRFTYHGFRYVEISGLSNAPTPDDVMGVVIHSDTSRTGHLRIGHPIIQTLWQNSLWSQKSNFMGIPTDCPQRDERLGWMGDAHVFWDAAAFNMDVGTFTQRWMADVRDAQWPNGAFAFISPNSMRDTAPNEASPGWADAGVILPWTTWQRYGDTEVINQNWEAMSAYIGYIAALSDDGIWSKGHGWDFGDWLALDSRWPGDHTTPPDLIGTAMWKHSTLAMMDMAKATKRQKALEDYTRLAEKIDAAFAKAFVHSDGTVGNGSQTGYILALRYNLVPPQLRAEVAGRLYDNIVSRGRLLTTGFLGTPHSLDVLADNGYASLVYDLLLRTEYPSWGYMVMKGATTTWERWNGDAGDISMNSFNHYALGAVIGFVYRRIAGIDPIEPGFRRFRFKPVLDRRVASGGAQYDAVSGRISTDWTLNPEGHFRLRLSVPPNTRAEVHLPATNQTNIRENGKPLASQSLGIVNGRMVIEAGPGDYDFAVRA from the coding sequence ATGTTGACACGTCGGGGAGCACTCTCAGGTGCATTGAACGGCGCGGGTCTGGCCACCGCTGCACTCGCCGTTCCGGCGTCTGCTGCTGAAAAGCGAGATAGCTTACGCCTGACGCGGTTGAAAGCCAATCTGTGTGACAACCCGTTAGGTGTGGAAAATCAGGATGTTCGCCTCTCATGGCAGTGCGCCTCCGCGCGGCGGGGAACGATGCAGACCGCCTGGCGGATAGAGGTCGCGTCAAGTGACGCAAACCTTCGGGCCGGCCTTGCCGATCTCTGGGACAGCGGCCGTGTTGAAAGCGATCAGACCTTTGACGTCATTTATGCGGGAAAGCCACTCGGCTCGCGCCAGAGGGCGGTCTGGCGGGTTACGGTGTGGGACTGTCACGGACGTGTCGCGACAAGCGCTCCCGCCTTCTGGGAGATGGCACTGCTGTCACCAGATGACTGGCAGGCCCAATGGCTGGCAGCGGAAGATACCGATATGCGCGGGGATCGTGAAGCCGGTCTCTATTGGGTTACGGCCGATGCGTCATCGAAAGCTCCGTCCTGTCAGGTCCGGCTGGTCTTTGATCTCGAGACGGATGCCGAAACAACCCTGATGACGATTTCCTCGACCTCTTACGAGGCTCGAATTGACGGCAGCCTGATTGATCTGCCGCCTCGGCCTGCCAATGCCTGGGGGCCGCGAGGTGTGGTCGAAACCGTACGGACAATCAAAGCTGGAACGCATGTTCTGACTCTAAGTCTGAAAGGGGAAAAACCCCAGTGTGCCATGTTGGTGCGTGCCCGGTTGCGCGACGGTCGGGTTGTCCGTTTTGACGATCTAACCGCCCGTGCATCCTCAGAGAAACCTGAAGGCTGGACCCAGCCGGATTTTGATGCGTCGGCATGGCCAACGGTGAAACGTTCGGCGCGTGAAGATCAACCTTTACCGGGTAAAGGCGCTTTTTTGATGCGCCGCGATTTTACAGCCACGGATGCGGTGGCTCAGGCTCGGCTGTATGTGACGGCCTTGGGCGCCTATGAGACCTATATCAATGGCAAGCGGGTCGGCGATGCCCTGCTGGCCCCCGAATCCATGGATTTCTCCAAACGCATCCTTTACCGCGTCTTTGATGTGACAAACATGGTCGGACGCGGGGCAAATGTTATCGGTGCCATGGTCGCCGATGGCTGGTATGGCAGTTATACGTCACCTCAGGGTCGTTTTGCTTTTGGCAATCCGCCCCTGCGCTTTATGGCTCAGTTGGAACTGACCTACTCAAGCGGTAGGGTTGAGCGCGTCGTCACGGATCAGAGCTGGATGATCAGTGCCTCTCCTATCCTCAAGTCAGATATATATGACGGCGAAGACTATGATGCGCGTCGTGAGCAGCCCGGTTGGGCCGCGCCGGGGTTTCACCCGGACGCGAAGTGGTCGCCTGTGGCGATTGCCCCGTCGGTGACCGCAAAGCTTCAGCCGACCGTAAGCCCGCCAATACGACGCATGGGCCTGTTGAAGGCGAAATCCCTTAAAGCTGTTAACGGGAGCTGGGTGGTTGATTTTGGCCAGAACTTTGCGGGCTGGGCGAAAATAAGAGTAAAGGGCATCGCCGGGCAAAAGGTGACCTTGAAGTTTGCCGAAATACTCAAACCCGACGGCAGTGTTGATCAAGCCAATCTGAGAGCCGCACTTGCCACAGATACCTATGTGCTGAAGGGCGACCCGGCGGGTGAAGTCTGGGAGCCGCGCTTCACCTATCATGGCTTTCGATATGTCGAAATCTCCGGCTTATCAAACGCGCCGACGCCTGATGACGTTATGGGCGTCGTCATCCACAGCGACACATCAAGAACCGGGCATCTGCGCATCGGCCATCCAATTATTCAGACCCTTTGGCAAAACAGCCTGTGGAGTCAGAAGTCGAATTTTATGGGTATTCCTACGGACTGTCCTCAACGCGACGAACGCTTGGGATGGATGGGGGATGCGCATGTCTTTTGGGACGCGGCGGCCTTCAATATGGATGTCGGCACCTTTACGCAGCGCTGGATGGCTGACGTCCGTGATGCCCAGTGGCCGAATGGGGCTTTTGCCTTTATCTCGCCTAACAGCATGCGCGATACGGCCCCTAACGAGGCCTCACCCGGGTGGGCGGATGCCGGTGTCATCCTGCCCTGGACCACGTGGCAACGGTACGGCGACACTGAGGTTATCAACCAGAACTGGGAGGCTATGTCCGCCTATATTGGCTATATCGCCGCTCTTAGCGATGACGGCATTTGGAGTAAGGGCCACGGATGGGATTTCGGAGACTGGCTGGCGCTCGATTCTCGCTGGCCCGGCGATCATACGACGCCACCCGACCTGATCGGGACGGCCATGTGGAAGCATTCGACGCTGGCCATGATGGATATGGCGAAGGCGACAAAACGGCAGAAGGCCTTAGAGGACTATACGCGTCTGGCGGAGAAGATCGACGCGGCCTTTGCCAAAGCCTTTGTCCATTCGGACGGGACCGTCGGCAATGGCTCCCAGACGGGTTACATTCTGGCGTTGCGCTATAATCTTGTGCCGCCGCAATTGCGGGCCGAAGTGGCCGGAAGGTTGTATGACAATATTGTAAGTCGGGGCCGTTTATTGACTACGGGCTTCCTTGGGACACCCCACAGCCTCGACGTACTAGCCGACAATGGCTATGCGTCACTGGTGTATGACCTGTTGCTACGCACAGAATACCCTTCCTGGGGCTATATGGTCATGAAGGGGGCGACAACGACCTGGGAGCGTTGGAATGGAGATGCTGGCGACATCTCAATGAACTCCTTCAACCACTACGCGCTTGGGGCGGTTATTGGTTTTGTCTATCGCCGCATTGCCGGAATTGACCCGATCGAACCGGGCTTCCGTCGTTTCCGCTTCAAGCCGGTACTTGATCGCCGCGTCGCTTCCGGAGGCGCGCAGTATGACGCCGTATCCGGGCGTATTTCAACCGACTGGACCCTGAATCCGGAGGGTCATTTCAGGCTCAGGCTCAGTGTGCCGCCCAACACCCGCGCCGAAGTTCATTTACCTGCTACGAATCAAACGAATATACGCGAAAACGGCAAGCCTCTCGCGTCACAGTCATTGGGCATTGTTAATGGCCGAATGGTTATCGAGGCCGGACCGGGAGACTATGATTTCGCCGTAAGGGCGTGA
- a CDS encoding GNAT family N-acetyltransferase, translating to MNGLSVEITTPAQLSDADRHLWTEAVSLNPALNSPYCTLAYVEALFPVVPQARLIRLHRHGRTVGFLPLQMRGRVAQPLGAPLTDFHSLISLPDVGIDLRAVLQALELHRFEVAGWLGADSHFTAGEVRERLYADLSGGFDHYYTQQRSEQKKFFRNAERCRRNLDAAYPQLSFSWEGTSEDVIDWVITRKRHQYARTGLHDVFACGWTRKVLYALAQRQDSDLRLMAGVYRNGTDIIAAEIGLCTSDDLHLWFPAYDRSAARHSPGILLSLDILNAAASEGIKRVDFGCADEPYKLSMTTHKTPCYAGYVVSQKSIELPARFDPFLKPRLMIMRACEVHLSGQVRAGWQLGRRLVTRTRVGFVTFLSLLGAMAAAILVAEAI from the coding sequence ATGAACGGACTGAGCGTAGAGATAACGACCCCTGCGCAGCTATCCGACGCAGATCGTCATTTATGGACCGAGGCCGTGTCTCTCAATCCGGCCCTCAACAGCCCCTACTGCACACTGGCCTATGTCGAGGCGCTGTTCCCCGTTGTGCCTCAGGCGCGCCTTATCCGCCTTCATCGCCATGGCCGCACCGTGGGCTTTCTGCCGCTTCAGATGCGCGGGCGGGTGGCGCAGCCGCTGGGCGCACCCCTGACCGATTTCCATAGCCTGATCTCGCTGCCCGATGTCGGCATTGATCTGCGCGCCGTGCTGCAGGCACTGGAACTGCACCGTTTTGAAGTGGCTGGCTGGTTAGGCGCAGACAGCCACTTCACCGCAGGCGAAGTGCGTGAGCGCCTGTATGCCGATCTGTCGGGCGGGTTTGACCACTATTATACCCAACAGCGCAGCGAGCAAAAGAAGTTCTTCCGTAACGCGGAACGCTGCCGCCGCAATCTGGACGCCGCCTATCCGCAACTGAGCTTTTCGTGGGAAGGGACGTCAGAAGACGTTATCGATTGGGTGATTACGCGAAAGCGCCATCAGTACGCCCGCACCGGCCTGCACGATGTGTTTGCCTGTGGCTGGACGCGCAAGGTTCTGTACGCACTGGCCCAACGCCAGGACAGCGATCTGCGGCTGATGGCGGGCGTTTATCGGAATGGCACGGACATTATCGCCGCCGAGATCGGCCTGTGTACCTCAGACGACCTGCACCTGTGGTTCCCGGCCTATGACCGCAGCGCCGCGCGGCACAGCCCCGGTATCCTTTTGTCGCTCGATATCCTGAATGCTGCCGCGTCTGAGGGCATAAAGCGCGTGGATTTCGGCTGCGCGGATGAGCCTTACAAGCTGTCCATGACCACGCACAAAACGCCCTGCTATGCCGGCTATGTGGTCAGCCAGAAATCAATCGAGCTTCCTGCACGCTTTGATCCCTTCCTCAAGCCGCGACTGATGATCATGCGCGCTTGCGAAGTGCACCTTTCCGGTCAGGTCCGCGCCGGTTGGCAACTGGGCCGCCGCCTCGTGACGCGGACACGTGTGGGCTTTGTGACCTTCCTGAGCCTTCTGGGGGCCATGGCCGCAGCGATACTGGTCGCCGAAGCAATATAG
- a CDS encoding DUF6065 family protein, which translates to MELECFVVQAGPREIIPGRTDRDWMDAFSNRFPYRCLPLTMANSTGWELLVPEDITIEWNGGKLASDIIITGDRPGAHVEHFVQSHFSQGIVTFHTGYLFRTPPGFALWATGAPNHVKDGIAPLTGLIETDWLPFPFTMNWRFTRPGVVHFQKGEPFCFINVIEHRKTDEVQPVVKPIEADPDLLEQFKAWSESRARFNESLVNRDPAAIKQAWQKFYHKGELPDQSEAPQEHMNRRRVNPVRYEGIDEPK; encoded by the coding sequence ATGGAATTGGAATGTTTTGTCGTTCAGGCCGGCCCGCGTGAAATCATTCCCGGCCGCACCGATCGCGACTGGATGGATGCGTTTTCCAACCGCTTCCCCTATCGCTGCCTGCCGCTTACCATGGCCAATTCGACCGGGTGGGAGCTGCTGGTCCCCGAAGACATTACGATCGAATGGAACGGTGGCAAGCTGGCCAGCGACATCATCATCACCGGCGACCGCCCCGGCGCGCACGTCGAACACTTTGTGCAGAGCCATTTCAGTCAGGGTATCGTCACCTTCCATACCGGCTATCTGTTTCGCACGCCGCCAGGCTTTGCCCTGTGGGCCACAGGGGCACCCAACCACGTCAAGGACGGCATCGCGCCCCTGACCGGCCTGATCGAAACCGACTGGCTGCCGTTTCCCTTTACGATGAACTGGCGCTTCACGCGGCCGGGCGTCGTGCATTTCCAGAAAGGCGAACCCTTCTGCTTCATCAATGTCATCGAGCATCGCAAGACGGATGAGGTGCAGCCGGTGGTCAAGCCGATCGAGGCCGACCCGGACCTGCTGGAGCAATTCAAGGCGTGGTCGGAAAGCCGCGCCAGGTTCAATGAAAGCCTCGTCAATCGCGACCCGGCGGCCATCAAACAGGCCTGGCAAAAATTCTACCACAAGGGCGAGCTGCCGGATCAGTCCGAAGCCCCGCAGGAGCATATGAACCGCCGCCGCGTGAACCCTGTGCGCTACGAAGGTATCGACGAACCGAAATAA